In a single window of the Streptomyces cinnabarinus genome:
- a CDS encoding GntR family transcriptional regulator encodes MTKAQEIAYDLREQIVSGQLAGGEALPSESKMMSQYGYSRETIRAGVRLLIEEGLVVTGQGQGKYVREDYPPVVWNWTTLESRSRHANAVEGRTAGDQWASVISENGNAPRQDITVSIVEPPPHVRECLELPADGLAVARKRIRYIDNRPYALADSYFPQELVSGTPLMEPRDVSAPGGILASVGLVQAKYRDEISVRMPTRQEAELLALPAATPIAEHTRTGYDADGRPLRCMVTILPGDRHKILYEVSTD; translated from the coding sequence ATGACGAAGGCTCAGGAAATCGCCTATGACCTGCGCGAACAGATCGTGTCCGGGCAACTGGCGGGGGGTGAGGCCCTTCCCAGCGAATCGAAGATGATGAGTCAGTACGGCTACAGCCGCGAGACCATCCGGGCTGGCGTTCGCCTCTTGATTGAGGAGGGCCTGGTCGTAACGGGCCAGGGCCAAGGGAAGTACGTCCGCGAGGACTATCCGCCCGTGGTGTGGAACTGGACGACACTAGAGAGCCGGAGTCGCCACGCCAACGCGGTTGAAGGGCGCACCGCTGGTGACCAGTGGGCAAGCGTGATCTCGGAGAACGGGAATGCCCCCCGCCAGGACATCACGGTGTCGATCGTGGAACCCCCGCCGCACGTTCGCGAGTGCCTCGAACTGCCCGCAGACGGTTTGGCCGTGGCACGCAAGCGCATCCGGTACATAGACAACCGGCCTTACGCTCTGGCCGACTCGTATTTCCCTCAAGAGCTCGTAAGCGGCACGCCGTTGATGGAGCCCCGAGACGTATCCGCCCCCGGCGGCATCCTGGCGTCGGTGGGGCTTGTGCAAGCCAAGTACCGGGACGAAATCTCCGTCCGCATGCCAACTCGACAGGAGGCTGAGCTACTTGCCCTTCCTGCGGCGACACCCATCGCCGAACACACCCGTACTGGCTATGACGCGGACGGTCGCCCCCTCCGCTGCATGGTCACCATCCTCCCCGGAGACAGGCACAAGATCCTCTATGAAGTCAGCACCGACTGA
- a CDS encoding DUF6284 family protein, with protein sequence MNHIVTVQDAVTAFEPWMEPTDAELDAIEREMPVILANVDLLDAQIVTLDRTPTELDSRRIRRARRRLLAALAHQAMEAHRGGAA encoded by the coding sequence ATGAACCACATCGTGACTGTTCAGGACGCTGTTACCGCGTTCGAGCCGTGGATGGAACCCACGGACGCGGAGCTGGACGCCATCGAGCGCGAGATGCCCGTGATCCTCGCGAACGTCGACCTGCTCGACGCGCAGATCGTCACGCTCGACCGCACGCCTACGGAGCTGGACTCCCGGCGCATCCGCCGGGCCCGTCGTCGGCTGCTCGCCGCGCTCGCGCACCAGGCCATGGAGGCGCACCGGGGCGGTGCGGCGTGA
- a CDS encoding DUF6303 family protein, whose amino-acid sequence MSGQESAREFTAQMSVRAGRWRLYVALMNTTEVWPEYRFGRSVPTFTDRTDALSALGFEPVPGAEWTWTEDSETPDDPASPVVLIAAIRVRSRAEVSA is encoded by the coding sequence GTGAGCGGACAGGAGAGTGCGCGGGAGTTCACCGCGCAGATGTCCGTCCGGGCGGGTCGCTGGCGTCTGTACGTCGCCCTGATGAACACCACCGAGGTGTGGCCGGAGTACCGGTTCGGGCGTTCGGTGCCGACGTTCACGGACCGTACGGACGCGCTCAGCGCGCTCGGGTTCGAGCCGGTACCGGGCGCTGAGTGGACGTGGACCGAGGACAGCGAGACCCCCGACGACCCGGCTTCCCCGGTCGTGCTGATCGCCGCGATCCGGGTCCGTTCACGGGCGGAGGTGAGCGCGTGA
- a CDS encoding DUF2637 domain-containing protein has translation MNAVQIRSAERALSAGTWLIVAGAMLYSILTVTPLAAAHTPDRWDWTAPILPLVVDAAVVIVVRLDAVLARLGGEGGRWPIALRWMTGCMTLALNVADSALKNDLVGVAVHAVAPLLLIVTAETGLAYRRAITAAVLALEAKQQAEREAHERAAVERRDEAARRAREEREHFAALAREQRENEARMAREQAEREAAARREEREREQARERAEQAERERLEREREQRERDRERREREAAEHAERDRRERAERERRERAALLSAGPATDKLPEDDARAIVAAAHAEGMSVRTAAELCGWSVGWVSTRYAELRGPVNGVPVDLAGTGRS, from the coding sequence GTGAACGCCGTTCAGATCCGTTCAGCCGAGCGCGCCCTATCGGCTGGGACGTGGCTGATCGTGGCGGGCGCGATGCTCTATTCGATCCTCACCGTCACCCCGCTCGCCGCCGCACACACCCCCGATCGGTGGGACTGGACCGCACCCATCCTGCCCCTCGTTGTCGATGCCGCCGTGGTCATCGTGGTCCGCCTGGACGCGGTGCTCGCCCGTCTCGGGGGCGAAGGAGGGCGGTGGCCAATCGCGCTGCGGTGGATGACCGGCTGCATGACCCTCGCCCTCAACGTCGCCGACTCCGCGCTGAAGAACGACCTGGTAGGCGTGGCCGTGCATGCAGTCGCGCCGCTGCTGCTGATCGTCACAGCAGAGACTGGGCTGGCCTACCGGCGCGCGATCACCGCCGCCGTGCTGGCGCTGGAGGCAAAGCAGCAAGCCGAGCGGGAAGCCCACGAACGAGCCGCCGTCGAACGGCGTGACGAGGCCGCGCGGCGGGCCCGCGAGGAACGCGAGCATTTCGCGGCGCTGGCGCGTGAGCAGCGTGAGAACGAAGCCCGCATGGCCCGTGAACAGGCCGAGCGGGAGGCCGCTGCCCGGCGTGAGGAACGCGAGCGCGAGCAGGCTCGCGAGCGTGCCGAGCAGGCCGAGCGTGAACGCCTTGAGCGGGAGCGTGAACAGCGTGAGCGGGACCGTGAACGCCGTGAGCGCGAGGCCGCCGAACACGCGGAACGAGATCGGCGGGAGCGTGCCGAGCGGGAGCGCCGTGAACGGGCCGCGCTGCTGTCGGCTGGCCCGGCCACGGACAAGCTGCCCGAGGACGACGCGCGCGCCATCGTGGCCGCCGCTCATGCCGAGGGCATGTCGGTGCGGACCGCTGCGGAGCTGTGCGGCTGGTCAGTGGGCTGGGTCTCGACCCGGTACGCCGAACTGCGCGGCCCCGTCAATGGCGTGCCGGTTGATCTCGCCGGTACGGGCCGCTCATGA
- a CDS encoding RRQRL motif-containing zinc-binding protein, producing the protein MTTSPASGTLPVYRWRLAPDGYATYRQLRALGLRPGGQGVAAQVERPRRRRGPLVAYLYRIDRAKPVRPMTPARWAALAKANAARRTCPACRRDAGYVIPTSLGMCSPCAFPVSPKEL; encoded by the coding sequence ATGACCACCTCGCCCGCCAGCGGGACTCTGCCCGTCTACCGGTGGCGGCTCGCCCCGGACGGCTACGCCACCTACCGCCAGCTCCGCGCTCTCGGGCTCCGTCCCGGTGGCCAAGGGGTGGCGGCTCAGGTGGAGCGGCCCCGTCGACGGCGGGGCCCGCTGGTCGCCTACCTCTACCGCATCGACCGCGCGAAGCCGGTTCGTCCGATGACCCCGGCCCGGTGGGCGGCTCTGGCCAAGGCCAACGCCGCCCGCCGCACCTGCCCCGCGTGCCGGCGGGATGCGGGATACGTCATCCCCACCTCGCTCGGCATGTGCTCGCCCTGCGCGTTCCCCGTCAGCCCCAAGGAGCTCTGA
- a CDS encoding MarR family transcriptional regulator has translation MSHGQVWRTHRQYAATAARWTADVWRKEADRRRALRAERKPLVRDARRALSTARAIDPEGVTSLRHRAERELRTAKRRVPDPMWLFATKTAAALGAAAYVWLPQVSVRAWVWSAVAVVAAVTALFVWVAVRERDTTGLKPTAEESALLKRLQPQHWKDHAEQRGLAGTLTGKPKLTEAGIVCAVRLDGTWTPGKLRAAEDHVRALLGARTSLRMQIKAGRQGGWAELILRTRSAADGDDLTWTPERRSLGVDTVTGEQVTVPLGERLLIAGRSGAGKSVASRPLLYDASEGESNALVIIDLKRVEGRLWDHRARVASTPREVVDVVGELETEMLERLAILPKGQDTWTPTPDRPRITVVVDEGAEVMTAADKVPYETETGDGKTRTANRSALPGLESIARMGRAACIDLWWMTQKPTIGDGIPKQIAPQIGIAICLSVRTPAEARVVLGEDAQAKGWNADELPVPGVALIRDGKRKPDPVKVRYMDKTVVIALPDRTPWSRTAAPTMEAAGAAVLTLVKDTRTDAAPAADSAVARVLKAIETADEPVRQKDLATITGLSKGAVSKAIKTLTTSGMVTRTADGHLTATRGNESAAA, from the coding sequence GTGAGTCACGGACAAGTCTGGCGCACCCACCGCCAGTACGCCGCCACCGCCGCCCGCTGGACCGCCGACGTGTGGCGCAAGGAAGCCGACCGCCGCCGCGCACTGCGCGCCGAACGCAAGCCCCTCGTGCGCGATGCTCGCCGCGCGCTCTCCACGGCCCGCGCCATCGACCCCGAGGGCGTCACCTCCCTGCGCCACCGCGCCGAACGCGAACTGCGCACCGCCAAGCGGCGCGTACCCGACCCGATGTGGCTGTTCGCCACCAAGACCGCCGCCGCCCTCGGTGCCGCCGCCTACGTGTGGCTGCCGCAGGTCTCCGTACGCGCGTGGGTGTGGTCCGCGGTCGCCGTGGTTGCGGCCGTGACCGCGCTGTTCGTGTGGGTGGCCGTGCGCGAGCGCGACACGACCGGCCTGAAGCCCACCGCTGAAGAGTCGGCGCTGCTGAAGCGCCTTCAGCCGCAGCACTGGAAGGACCACGCCGAACAGCGCGGCCTCGCGGGCACGTTGACCGGTAAGCCGAAGCTGACCGAGGCGGGCATCGTGTGCGCCGTCCGCCTCGACGGGACGTGGACGCCGGGCAAGCTGCGCGCTGCCGAGGATCACGTGCGCGCGCTGCTCGGGGCCCGCACCAGCCTGCGCATGCAGATCAAGGCAGGCAGGCAAGGCGGCTGGGCCGAACTCATCCTGCGCACCCGCAGCGCGGCCGATGGCGATGACCTGACGTGGACGCCCGAGCGGCGCTCCCTCGGGGTCGACACCGTCACCGGCGAACAGGTCACCGTGCCGCTCGGGGAACGGCTCCTGATCGCCGGACGCTCCGGCGCCGGTAAGTCGGTCGCCTCCCGGCCGCTGCTGTACGACGCGTCCGAGGGAGAGTCGAACGCGCTGGTCATCATCGACCTCAAGCGCGTGGAAGGCCGTCTGTGGGACCACCGGGCCCGCGTCGCCTCAACCCCGCGCGAAGTCGTCGACGTGGTCGGCGAGCTGGAGACGGAGATGCTGGAGCGGCTGGCCATCCTGCCCAAGGGACAGGACACCTGGACCCCCACCCCGGACCGGCCGCGCATCACGGTCGTGGTCGACGAGGGGGCGGAGGTCATGACGGCCGCTGACAAGGTCCCGTACGAGACCGAGACCGGCGACGGCAAGACCCGCACCGCCAACCGCTCCGCACTGCCCGGTTTGGAGTCCATCGCCCGCATGGGCCGCGCCGCGTGCATCGACCTGTGGTGGATGACCCAGAAGCCCACCATCGGCGACGGCATCCCCAAGCAGATCGCCCCGCAGATCGGCATTGCCATCTGCCTCTCGGTACGCACCCCCGCCGAAGCCCGCGTCGTGCTCGGGGAGGACGCACAGGCCAAGGGCTGGAACGCCGACGAACTCCCCGTCCCCGGTGTGGCGCTGATCCGCGACGGCAAGCGCAAGCCCGACCCCGTCAAGGTCCGCTACATGGACAAGACAGTCGTCATCGCCCTCCCGGACCGCACTCCCTGGTCCCGCACGGCAGCTCCCACGATGGAAGCCGCAGGCGCCGCGGTACTCACCCTCGTCAAGGACACCAGGACCGACGCCGCACCGGCCGCGGACAGTGCCGTCGCCCGCGTGCTGAAGGCCATCGAGACCGCCGACGAACCCGTCCGGCAGAAGGACTTGGCCACCATCACGGGCCTGTCCAAGGGCGCCGTGTCCAAGGCCATCAAGACCCTCACCACCAGCGGCATGGTCACCCGCACCGCCGACGGCCACCTCACCGCCACGCGCGGCAACGAGTCCGCCGCCGCCTGA
- a CDS encoding bifunctional DNA primase/polymerase, translating into MTQPTDIRAEHLPTALSLAASGVPAMPLRAGKVPFGNCPACAKNACGGRPNMKNPGACQCLAPCHGWAAATTDPQVLTSRAWATAWRGTAAVAYHPGGAGLTVVDLDNTAAIAWARETLPATRTVATTRGEHWLYQGAMRSANAVRSGVDIKSTMAYARWLGHGTGTITALPEIVRELAVKEPSVVRPVAQALTGSALAGGGTCPHRTPVYLERGIAMAEQRITEARSAVHTTVYRTFLAVLSAHGWCGCLTEAHIARLFTAAQAKGESPRHCTDAWTNARTRLGL; encoded by the coding sequence ATGACCCAACCGACCGACATTCGGGCAGAGCACCTGCCCACCGCTCTCTCCCTGGCAGCCTCCGGCGTGCCCGCGATGCCATTACGAGCTGGGAAGGTGCCCTTCGGGAACTGCCCAGCATGCGCCAAGAACGCCTGCGGTGGTCGGCCGAACATGAAGAACCCCGGGGCCTGCCAGTGCCTCGCCCCCTGCCACGGATGGGCCGCCGCCACCACCGACCCGCAGGTCCTCACCTCGCGCGCGTGGGCAACGGCATGGCGCGGGACGGCAGCAGTGGCCTACCACCCCGGCGGTGCCGGATTGACCGTGGTCGACCTGGACAACACCGCGGCGATCGCGTGGGCCCGCGAGACGCTGCCCGCCACCCGCACCGTCGCCACGACGCGCGGCGAACACTGGCTCTACCAGGGCGCCATGCGCTCCGCGAACGCGGTCCGCTCCGGCGTCGACATCAAGTCCACGATGGCGTATGCCCGTTGGCTCGGCCACGGCACCGGCACCATCACGGCGCTGCCGGAGATCGTGCGTGAGCTGGCCGTGAAGGAGCCCTCGGTCGTCCGGCCGGTGGCGCAGGCCCTCACCGGGTCCGCGCTGGCGGGTGGCGGGACGTGCCCGCACCGCACGCCCGTTTACCTGGAGCGTGGCATCGCCATGGCCGAGCAGCGGATCACCGAGGCCCGCAGCGCGGTGCACACCACGGTCTACCGGACGTTCCTCGCCGTGTTGTCCGCCCATGGTTGGTGCGGGTGTCTCACTGAGGCGCACATCGCGCGGCTGTTCACCGCCGCGCAGGCCAAAGGCGAATCCCCGCGGCACTGCACCGACGCATGGACCAACGCCCGCACCAGGTTGGGACTGTGA
- a CDS encoding ATP-binding protein yields MSEDEKNPARKVIADYAQAHFRYFRTADGTVYAQRKGHPVARPMRSQGTTGSHRQELMVGLFRDGVGVFNGTALKEALDLIEALALYEDTHAVNIRVAPGFDGATWLDLGRGDGMSVRIHPTGWDVAIPDPREVCWRRTQLTGELPLPAKDTNGKGIDALTRLCSFATAETECLAIAWLIGCLGPSVPVPAPFLTGPQGAGKSTGGRMLVRIIEGMSGDLRRAPKDEENLIAAVAAGWVTALDNLSHMTPDLSDAMCCIVTGAESVKRALFTDGDVFRVGYRRPLLLTGIDVGVIRPDLAERLLPLRLERPRVRRTEAELWAEYAEVLPVVLGSLLDLTVKVRAAEAETPTDLRMADFAHLCAQLDAATGLGALTAYRASLDDLNDDVIEGDLLAQTVLRHADTIEPGAAQRMTSTEWLHCLSRLYSGEDMRPLPKGWPTTGKVLSDRLKRLQPTLAARGVLIDSGRTSEGRYLEMTRLATPPPHEQQRMV; encoded by the coding sequence ATGTCCGAGGACGAGAAGAACCCCGCTCGCAAGGTCATCGCCGACTACGCGCAGGCCCACTTTAGGTACTTCCGCACCGCCGACGGCACCGTGTATGCGCAGCGCAAGGGCCACCCCGTGGCCCGGCCGATGCGCTCCCAGGGCACCACGGGCAGCCACCGCCAGGAACTCATGGTCGGCCTCTTTCGCGACGGGGTCGGCGTGTTCAACGGGACCGCGCTCAAGGAGGCGTTGGACTTGATCGAAGCGCTCGCGCTGTACGAGGACACGCACGCCGTGAACATCCGCGTGGCCCCCGGATTCGACGGGGCGACGTGGCTGGACCTCGGCCGCGGTGACGGCATGTCCGTCCGTATCCACCCCACCGGCTGGGACGTCGCCATCCCGGACCCGCGTGAGGTGTGCTGGCGTCGGACCCAGCTCACCGGGGAACTGCCCCTGCCGGCCAAGGACACCAACGGCAAGGGCATCGACGCGCTGACGCGGCTGTGCAGCTTCGCCACCGCGGAGACCGAGTGCCTGGCCATCGCCTGGCTGATTGGCTGCCTCGGCCCGTCCGTACCCGTCCCCGCACCCTTCCTCACCGGCCCGCAGGGCGCGGGCAAGTCCACCGGGGGCCGCATGCTCGTGCGGATCATCGAGGGCATGAGCGGCGACCTGCGCCGCGCACCCAAGGACGAAGAGAACCTGATCGCAGCGGTCGCGGCCGGATGGGTCACCGCCCTGGACAACCTCTCCCACATGACGCCGGACTTGTCCGACGCGATGTGCTGCATCGTCACCGGCGCCGAGAGCGTCAAGCGCGCCCTGTTCACCGACGGCGACGTCTTCCGCGTCGGCTACCGCCGCCCCCTGCTCCTGACAGGCATCGACGTCGGCGTCATCCGGCCCGACCTCGCCGAACGGCTCCTGCCGCTGCGCTTGGAGCGGCCACGCGTGAGGCGTACCGAGGCGGAACTGTGGGCGGAGTACGCGGAAGTGCTGCCCGTCGTCCTCGGCTCGCTCCTGGACCTCACCGTCAAGGTCCGCGCAGCCGAGGCGGAAACACCGACCGATCTGCGGATGGCCGACTTCGCGCACCTGTGCGCCCAGCTCGACGCGGCAACCGGCCTCGGAGCTCTCACCGCCTACCGGGCCAGCCTCGATGACCTCAACGACGACGTCATCGAAGGCGACCTCTTGGCACAGACCGTCCTCCGGCACGCCGACACCATCGAGCCGGGGGCGGCGCAGCGGATGACGTCCACCGAGTGGCTGCACTGCCTTAGCCGCCTCTACAGCGGCGAGGACATGCGTCCTCTGCCCAAGGGCTGGCCGACCACCGGCAAGGTCCTCTCCGACCGCCTTAAGCGCCTCCAGCCGACCCTTGCCGCCCGCGGTGTGCTCATCGACAGCGGCCGCACCAGTGAGGGCCGCTACCTCGAAATGACCCGCCTGGCCACCCCGCCCCCACACGAGCAACAGCGGATGGTCTGA
- a CDS encoding helix-turn-helix domain-containing protein has translation MTPAMPPSHEALMVPEVMTALRLSRSKVYDLIRSKQIESFTSGRARRIPVDAVRQYMRNRIEESD, from the coding sequence ATGACCCCCGCCATGCCTCCGAGCCACGAAGCGCTCATGGTCCCCGAGGTCATGACTGCCCTGCGCCTGAGTCGCAGCAAGGTCTACGACCTCATCCGTTCGAAACAGATCGAAAGCTTCACGTCCGGTCGCGCTCGCCGCATCCCGGTCGACGCCGTACGCCAGTACATGCGCAACCGCATTGAGGAGAGCGACTGA
- a CDS encoding tyrosine-type recombinase/integrase has product MAKRRANGEGTITKRADGRYQAAAYVYRPDGTRTRKFAYGKTRDEVADKLTEMQEKTRQGIPAASSTMAFGDYLTYWLAAIAPERLKPSTLNSYEGLTRLYIRPALGKKKLNRLTPADVRRFLAEFKTSCLCCLRGADKDRPEGKRSCCAIGQCCERRPSARTVQYIHAVLRSALQQAMREELIARNVARIVETPTVAPKEVRPLDATEARLLLKTARSHRLYALWLLLVSTGLRRGEALALTWSDVDLRNGQLRVRRNVQRIRRELIFGTPKTMRSVRTVPLPRHCVRALTEHRAQQERERKVAGKKWQPTPGHPDGLIFTTVTGRVTDPRSLNRVLTILCKNAHVPRVRVHDLRHTCASLLLAQGVDARTIMETLGHSTITMTLDTYAHVMDTTLRAAAEQMDNALNLDEPEEKSEGKEEPTADE; this is encoded by the coding sequence ATGGCGAAGCGCCGCGCCAACGGCGAAGGAACGATCACCAAGCGCGCAGACGGCCGCTACCAGGCCGCCGCGTACGTCTACCGCCCCGACGGCACCCGCACGCGGAAGTTCGCCTACGGCAAGACCCGCGATGAGGTCGCCGACAAGCTCACGGAGATGCAGGAGAAGACCCGACAGGGCATCCCCGCCGCATCGTCGACGATGGCGTTCGGCGACTACCTCACGTACTGGCTCGCCGCCATCGCGCCGGAGCGGCTCAAGCCCTCCACACTCAACAGCTACGAGGGACTGACCCGCCTCTACATCCGGCCCGCGCTCGGCAAGAAGAAGCTGAATCGGCTGACGCCAGCGGATGTGCGCCGCTTCCTCGCCGAGTTCAAGACCTCCTGCCTGTGCTGTCTCCGTGGCGCAGACAAGGATCGACCGGAGGGCAAGCGTTCCTGCTGCGCCATCGGCCAGTGCTGCGAGCGTCGTCCGTCGGCCCGCACCGTTCAGTACATCCACGCCGTTCTGCGGTCCGCTCTCCAGCAGGCGATGCGAGAGGAACTGATCGCACGCAACGTCGCCCGGATCGTAGAAACCCCCACCGTCGCCCCCAAGGAGGTGCGTCCGCTGGACGCCACGGAAGCCCGCCTACTGCTGAAGACCGCCAGATCCCACCGCCTCTACGCCCTGTGGCTGCTGCTCGTGTCCACCGGCCTACGCCGGGGCGAGGCTCTCGCGCTCACGTGGTCGGACGTTGATCTCAGGAACGGTCAGCTCCGCGTTCGCCGGAACGTGCAGCGCATCCGGCGAGAGCTGATCTTCGGTACTCCGAAGACCATGCGGTCCGTTCGCACGGTGCCTCTGCCGAGGCACTGCGTACGAGCGCTCACAGAGCACCGTGCCCAGCAGGAGCGGGAACGCAAGGTGGCGGGGAAGAAATGGCAACCGACCCCCGGTCATCCGGACGGCCTGATCTTCACCACGGTGACCGGTCGCGTCACCGACCCCCGCAGCCTCAACCGCGTGCTGACCATCCTCTGCAAGAACGCACACGTGCCGCGTGTCCGCGTCCACGACCTCCGGCACACCTGCGCCTCACTTCTGCTCGCTCAGGGCGTCGACGCTCGCACGATCATGGAGACGCTCGGGCACAGCACAATCACGATGACGCTGGACACCTACGCGCATGTGATGGATACGACGCTGCGTGCCGCCGCAGAGCAGATGGACAACGCGCTCAACCTCGACGAGCCGGAGGAGAAATCGGAGGGTAAGGAGGAACCGACTGCCGACGAGTAG
- a CDS encoding RCC1 domain-containing protein: MTAKSWLRVLVAGAAALTLAGCSKADRAVMAAPGCPEGPSARPTQRELPAGTAWAWDAPADAPAGFREGPVPGLTDVVSIADSGHTTVAVRADGTVWSYGTNVGGSLGHGSQERVHEAEPRQVTGIGPAHAVYSSGPTFYVVLRDGTVSAWGSDRFLVKGGKREGYDGVAVPERVSGAEDVVAMGPNLLNAFALRSDGRVLGWGINLTDVLGDRDGTRIGAVPDVGGVVDVAAAGEAVVTVKADGKVCAWGNNVHGLLAVEPTGGQSARPVHVAALKNIVQVAGGSDVAYALDRGGAVWAWGRGASGALGDGDTSDHASATPVRVTGLPEIRRVSASGLTGYAIDTEGGLWAWGSGTTLGKHAARPIRIPLPAPALDVSGHHAIVLPK; the protein is encoded by the coding sequence ATGACTGCGAAGTCCTGGCTGCGCGTGCTGGTCGCCGGTGCCGCAGCGCTCACGCTGGCCGGGTGCAGCAAGGCGGACCGCGCGGTGATGGCCGCGCCGGGGTGCCCCGAGGGACCCTCCGCGCGGCCGACGCAGCGGGAGCTGCCGGCGGGCACCGCATGGGCGTGGGACGCGCCCGCCGACGCTCCGGCCGGCTTCCGGGAAGGCCCGGTACCCGGCCTGACCGATGTCGTCTCGATCGCGGACAGCGGCCACACCACCGTGGCCGTACGCGCCGACGGCACCGTGTGGTCCTACGGCACCAATGTCGGCGGCTCCCTCGGCCACGGCTCCCAGGAGCGGGTCCACGAGGCCGAGCCGAGGCAGGTCACGGGGATCGGTCCGGCGCACGCGGTGTACAGCAGCGGACCGACGTTCTACGTCGTCCTGCGGGACGGCACCGTGTCGGCCTGGGGTTCGGACAGGTTCCTGGTCAAGGGAGGGAAGCGGGAGGGGTACGACGGGGTGGCCGTCCCCGAGCGGGTGTCCGGCGCCGAGGACGTGGTCGCGATGGGACCGAACCTCCTCAACGCCTTCGCGCTGCGCTCGGACGGACGGGTCCTCGGCTGGGGGATCAACCTCACCGACGTACTGGGCGACCGGGACGGCACCCGGATCGGGGCGGTCCCCGACGTCGGGGGCGTCGTCGACGTGGCCGCGGCGGGCGAGGCCGTGGTGACGGTGAAGGCGGACGGGAAGGTGTGCGCGTGGGGGAACAACGTGCACGGCCTGCTGGCGGTCGAGCCGACGGGCGGACAGTCCGCACGCCCGGTGCACGTAGCTGCCTTGAAGAACATCGTGCAGGTGGCGGGCGGCTCGGACGTGGCGTACGCCCTGGACCGGGGCGGCGCGGTCTGGGCGTGGGGCCGGGGTGCGAGCGGTGCGTTGGGCGACGGCGACACCTCGGACCACGCGTCCGCGACGCCGGTCCGGGTCACCGGGCTGCCCGAGATCCGCCGCGTCTCCGCCTCCGGGCTCACGGGGTACGCCATCGACACCGAGGGCGGGTTGTGGGCCTGGGGCTCCGGCACGACCCTCGGCAAGCACGCCGCCCGGCCGATACGGATCCCGCTTCCCGCCCCGGCCCTGGACGTCTCGGGCCACCACGCGATCGTGCTCCCGAAGTAG
- a CDS encoding SSI family serine proteinase inhibitor: protein MSRGPRTRPLRRLLLVVGVTAGSVAAVLPGAARGGDHLTVTVRGAGGGMDGRYELYCHPGGGDHPDAAGACAALDRGARWGKDAFAPVPDGSVCTMQYGGPATAYVTGTWAGRPVDARFDRGDGCEIARWDRLVPVLPDLRPEGRS from the coding sequence ATGTCGCGGGGCCCCCGCACCCGCCCCCTGCGCCGTCTCCTCCTCGTCGTCGGTGTTACGGCCGGATCGGTCGCCGCCGTCCTTCCCGGCGCCGCCCGGGGTGGCGACCACCTCACCGTCACCGTCCGCGGCGCCGGGGGCGGGATGGACGGGCGGTACGAGCTGTACTGCCACCCCGGCGGCGGCGACCACCCCGATGCCGCCGGGGCCTGCGCCGCCCTGGACCGCGGGGCCCGCTGGGGCAAGGACGCCTTCGCGCCCGTACCGGACGGCAGTGTCTGCACCATGCAGTACGGCGGTCCCGCCACCGCGTATGTCACCGGGACCTGGGCCGGGCGGCCCGTGGACGCGCGGTTCGACCGGGGTGACGGGTGCGAGATCGCCCGGTGGGACCGGCTCGTGCCCGTACTGCCCGATCTGCGGCCCGAGGGCCGGAGCTGA